Proteins co-encoded in one Christiangramia fulva genomic window:
- a CDS encoding formyltransferase family protein, protein MKTVLLTSNSYRHQYIARCLEEQTDLKLIISEEKSTKISDTSSLEYEDAEFQKIHLRKREESEIEFFGKEGFPQTVLQLKMAHGDINSELTLKVLNDIDPDYIILFGTSIIQNELLKAFPQRVINLHLGLSPWYKGSATNLFPLIDGRPELVGATIHLATAEVDAGGILHQLRPELEEHDSLHDIGNKVILQAGKILPIVLKEYESGKITPFKQGNPGKICRIKDLTTEKLRRAYQNISQGMIPEYLKKKEAIDADFPIVSNLDQ, encoded by the coding sequence ATGAAAACGGTACTTCTTACCAGCAATAGTTACAGGCATCAGTATATCGCGAGGTGTCTGGAGGAGCAGACCGATCTAAAGCTTATTATCAGCGAGGAAAAATCAACCAAGATTTCAGATACTTCAAGCCTTGAGTATGAGGACGCGGAGTTTCAGAAAATACATCTCAGAAAAAGGGAGGAATCGGAAATCGAATTTTTCGGTAAAGAAGGTTTCCCACAAACGGTACTACAGCTAAAGATGGCTCATGGCGATATCAATTCAGAATTAACATTAAAGGTTCTTAATGATATTGATCCCGATTATATTATTCTTTTCGGTACCTCCATCATTCAAAATGAGCTATTAAAAGCCTTTCCGCAGAGGGTTATCAATCTCCATTTGGGACTATCTCCCTGGTATAAAGGTTCGGCCACCAATCTTTTTCCTCTGATAGACGGAAGACCGGAGCTGGTTGGAGCTACCATACACCTGGCTACTGCAGAAGTCGATGCCGGAGGAATCCTGCATCAATTGCGACCGGAACTGGAAGAGCATGACAGTTTACATGATATAGGAAACAAAGTGATCCTTCAGGCCGGAAAAATTTTACCAATAGTACTTAAAGAATACGAATCAGGAAAAATTACCCCTTTCAAGCAGGGAAATCCGGGGAAAATTTGTAGAATTAAAGATCTGACTACGGAAAAGCTTCGAAGGGCCTATCAGAATATTTCGCAGGGAATGATTCCTGAATATCTGAAGAAAAAAGAAGCTATTGACGCTGATTTTCCGATCGTTTCAAATCTCGATCAATGA